From a single Glycine soja cultivar W05 chromosome 19, ASM419377v2, whole genome shotgun sequence genomic region:
- the LOC114399049 gene encoding S-adenosylmethionine synthase 1 yields MAQETFLFTSESVNEGHPDKLCDQISDAVLDACLEQDPDSKVACETCTKTNMVMVFGEITTKANVDYEKIVRDTCREIGFISDDVGLDADKCKVLVNIEQQSPDIAQGVHGHFTKRPEEVGAGDQGHMFGYATDETPEYMPLSHVLATKLGARLTEVRKNGTCAWLRPDGKTQVTVEYYNDNGAMVPVRVHTVLISTQHDETVSNDQIAADLKEHVIKPVIPEKYLDEKTIFHLNPSGRFVIGGPHGDAGLTGRKIIIDTYGGWGAHGGGAFSGKDPTKVDRSGAYIVRQAAKSVVANGLARRCIVQVSYAIGVPEPLSVFVDTYGTGKIPDKEILQIVKENFDFRPGMITINLDLKRGGHRFLKTAAYGHFGRDDPDFTWEVVKPLKSEKPQA; encoded by the coding sequence ATGGCACAAGAAACCTTTCTATTCACATCTGAATCTGTAAACGAGGGTCACCCCGACAAGCTGTGCGACCAGATCTCTGATGCAGTGCTCGATGCGTGCCTTGAACAGGACCCTGACAGCAAGGTTGCCTGTGAGACATGCACCAAGACCAACATGGTCATGGTCTTTGGAGAGATCACAACCAAGGCCAACGTAGACTATGAGAAGATTGTCCGTGACACATGCCGCGAAATTGGATTCATCTCTGATGATGTTGGTCTTGATGCTGACAAATGCAAGGTGTTGGTCAACATTGAGCAGCAGAGCCCTGATATCGCCCAGGGTGTGCACGGTCACTTCACCAAGCGCCCAGAGGAGGTTGGTGCTGGTGACCAGGGTCACATGTTTGGCTATGCCACTGATGAAACCCCTGAGTACATGCCCCTCAGCCATGTCCTTGCAACCAAACTCGGTGCTCGCCTCACCGAGGTTAGGAAAAATGGTACCTGTGCTTGGCTGAGGCCAGATGGCAAGACACAAGTAACTGTTGAGTACTACAATGACAATGGTGCCATGGTTCCAGTTCGTGTCCACACTGTCCTAATTTCCACCCAACATGATGAGACTGTGAGCAATGACCAAATTGCTGCTGACCTTAAAGAGCATGTTATCAAGCCTGTCATTCCTGAGAAGTACCTGGATGAGAAGACCATCTTCCACCTTAACCCTTCTGGCCGTTTTGTCATTGGTGGCCCTCATGGTGATGCTGGTCTCACTGGAAGAAAGATCATCATTGATACCTATGGTGGGTGGGGTGCTCATGGTGGAGGTGCCTTTTCAGGGAAGGACCCTACCAAGGTTGACAGAAGTGGTGCCTATATCGTGAGGCAGGCTGCAAAGAGTGTTGTGGCAAATGGCCTTGCCAGAAGGTGCATTGTCCAAGTTTCCTATGCCATTGGTGTCCCTGAGCCCTTGTCAGTGTTTGTGGACACTTATGGAACTGGGAAGATTCCTGACAAGGAGATTCTTCAAATTGTGAAGGAGAATTTCGACTTCAGACCTGGAATGATCACCATTAACTTGGACCTTAAGAGGGGTGGCCATAGGTTCCTCAAGACAGCTGCTTATGGACACTTTGGAAGGGATGACCCTGACTTCACCTGGGAAGTTGTGAAGCCACTCAAGTCTGAGAAGCCTCAAGCTTAA